In Scomber japonicus isolate fScoJap1 chromosome 3, fScoJap1.pri, whole genome shotgun sequence, the genomic window AACCTGGCTTATTTGGTAATCCTGCTTTATGGAACAGGGCCCTGGTCTGTCTACCCCCACAACCCACCCCTCACCCCTATCCTCCcaacatattcacacacacacacacacacacacacacacacacacacacacacacacacacacacacacacacacacacacacacattatacaggtcatggctacttttggggacatctCATTGGCTTGGCTTACAGCAGTAGCTATGTAAACTGATCtactatatatttaaatattgcaaGTGCCTTATTGCCCCTACTGTCAgtacacatttataaaaactgcttttttaaaatgtgttttgctttttagttgcactattgttgttgttggtgtttattttattgttgtctaCCTCACCATGGGACTGAGAAACATAATTTCAATCCTCTACATGTTGTGTTCATGTAGCAGGACTGACAGTAAAGTTGACTTTCAACTTTTGAACTTTGAATTGActgatattattatatgtacagaacacataaacacactcttttttttagcaatgatctctcaaatgtggttatcagtCACTTACAACAAAGATGTAATagaggctgtgatattttacagtttaacaacaactttattgtgtaaaatgacatcagtgaaaCTGTAAACTTCACTCATTTATACTCATAAATATGATTAGctatgaattaaaaacaaaaatgcatatATGGAAATTGAATTCAGAAGAATTATGAAGTAGGAAGCTTATATAACTTCAAAATATTagcacatatcagacaacatattcGGTGATACcgatatacatacatacatacatacatacatacatacatattactttatatgatctgtgtgtgtcagtatgtgttaTCAGCAGAGGAATCTCCATCTATGATAACACATATaacagatttgttttgttttgttttttctaccaTCTATCTACCATTCTTGCTCTTTATTACgtttaattatttatacatGGGTATCTGTATAGTCATAATACAAGTACTCTGAATTCTACACGAAGCGCCTATTCTCCCTGACTGTAGTTACCCAGGAGGACTAATTGCCAAAACTGGCTGTACAGTTGTTATTAatcttaataaaacaaatatcttTCCACGGACACTGGCTGACCTCCTCCATCACCGCGGGATGGCGCTGCAGTGCCGATGAGTGAGACGCGGATGAGCCACAGAAGCAGAGCTCATCATCCCTGGATTCAACCACCGCAGAGCAATGGCCGCGGCAGCTGATGCGAATtgttaaatgttgtttaatTGATTGAACTACTTCACTTAGCGCATACTTTGAGTCTCTCGAAGTTAAGAGGAAAACATTGTGAGGTCGCCGCGATCGGACGCCTGCTCCAACACTACTGCGACCCAGGCatcaggaagagaggaaggtagccAGATGGCTAACGTTAACATTAGCGCACCCCCAGCGTCACTTCTGCTCATCTATAGCAGTTTCAGACATCGTTTGTTTAGTCTTATGAGAAAACAGATCGTTTCAACTTTGTGACGCGGAGCTAAAGTGTATTGTTTTACGCTGGTTAGTTAGCTTTATACGTATGCTACTGCCGCTGCTTGCTAGCTAGATGCACTGACAGCTCATACCTCTAACGCTAATTAGCTCTTACAGCTTTTTGGTCATTTAAAGAGCTATTACATGCAAGCAAGTCTCTCAATAATCAGCACGTTATTTTAGTGTTTGGAGTTTACAGAAGCTGTGTTAAACTTGCCTGTTGATAGTCTGTGTCTTTGATTCTTTAGCTACCAGGCTATATGGCTGAGCCGGAGCTTCTGCTGGACTCTAACATTAGACTATGGGTGGTATTGCCCATTGTCTTCATCACCTTTTTTGTTGGGGTGATTCGTCATTATGTCTCCATCCTTCTTCAAAGTGACAAGAAGTTGACACTAGAACAGGTTTCTGACAGGTAAGTAGTCTTTGGCCGACCTCACATGAGATTAGAGACATGACTATTTTACAAAACATGCATCTTCatagtaatacatttacaaagcacacacagaaacaagtggaaaagaaaaggaacacaaataaaaagatgaaacaaTACTTGTTGTGTACAACATGATTCTCACTACCATATTCAGTTTTTATCATTGTAAATATAAACAGTTTTGGTTAAGTCTATATCATCAGCCCACTATACTTTGATCTGATGAATGAATACATCTCCCATTCCAGCCAGGTTCTTATTCGGAGCAGAATTCtcagagaaaatggaaaatacatTCCCAAACAGGTAGGCAGTTGAGTTTATGTTGTTTCATTACGTTCTTGTTAAACCTCTAGTCTTGCCATTTATTTGAGGCAACTACAGCATGTGTGACAATGATACTTAAATTCTCTtatgtttcagtcatttttgatGAGGAAGTTCTACTTCAATAATCAAGAAGATGGATTTTTCAAGAAGACCAAAAGAAAGGTTGTTCCACCCTCTCCAATGACTGGTAATCTTTTTTGAAGTGTTAACCAATATACAGAATGTGAATATGCAATCTCCTGTGTATAATCCACAGTGATCATTTTTATATAagcttgtttaaatgtttaaaaaaaaaagcattgaaaCAATTcaatataacattaataaataaatattagtaGATAAACCAACCTAAGTCAACATGCCAAatgcagtttaaaaaatgtgttaaaatcatAACCCAATGACAGGACAGAGGATATCACCATGTCACTGCTGGAAGTCTGGTGTTTGACCACTCAATTTAACACATCTACATTTTGATTCAGCACACTCACTgtacaattattattaattgtaataaaacaaatgtacaagACATATTGATTATATTTGCTCACTCCATCTTTTCACAGATCCCAGCATGCTGACAGACATGATGAAAGGAAATGTCACCAACGTGCTTCCAATGATCCTCATTGGAGGCTGGATAAACTGGACCTTTTCAGGATTTGTAACAAGTAATGATCTCACTCATCGCAAGCCTGTGGCACAAAATGACGTTTGGTTTGTTTTGCTATAAGAAATAGTTTTATGCAGAAACCCTACACTGAGTTCTTTCTGTACCTTTTTTCACACAGCTAAGGTTCCCTTCCCTCTCACTCTGCGCTTCAAGCCCATGCTGCAGCAAGGAATAGAGCTGCTTTCACTGGATGCTTCCTGGTAAACTtacaaaacatatatataaaacatatataccGTGCTACTCATTACTGATGTCAAAATGCTGAACATAATGCTTTACCTTTTGGtcattttttctcttgtttttttctgtgtgttcatcAAGGGTGAGCTCAGCGTCCTGGTATTTCCTGAATGTGTTTGGGCTACGAAGCATGTACTCATTAATCCTAGGCCAAGATAATGGTAATTTTTGCTAATTTCAATATTATTTTGTTTCTCAGAATGTACAGTTTGgtgataaaacacaaaaatgtctgCACCTGTTACACAAGCGAAAAACTGAAAGCTTCATGAAGGGACTTGAATCAGAGGATCGAAAGATTGCAATTATATTCATAGCAACAGAACCAATAATTTAATTGTTTACTTGCCAAGGAACTCTTGGCACATTCTTGTGCGTTGGTGCACATAGTTTTAAATTGGTAGGTGTGTGAGAGTGGTTGAGCTTCAACTATGTGAACCAGCCAATGAAAACCAACAGATAAAAGCTGCATTTAATTGCATAGAGAGGTGTTGATTCAAAATGGGATAGGCAGTACTAGAAACCCTTGAAGTTGTCATTTGATTCAGTGTTGAACGTGAACTATGAACAGATGAATGGAGAGCATGAGACTTTGGTGAATTCCATGCTATAAGTTGCTTTCAGAAAATGATCATTACATTCCAAAGATGCTGATTGTGTTTGTTACGTGATGCAACTCTTATAGGTGCTGATCAGTCGAGGATTATGCAGGAGCAGATGAGCGGTGCTGCGATGGCCATGCCAGCTGACACAAATAAAGCTTTCAAGGTACATATAGCATCAGCAAGGTTAATAATGAGGTTGGGCATTGGTCGTTTGTTCATGTGATTTTTGTCCTTGATTTCAGGCTGAGTGGGAGGCACTGGAACTGACTGACCATCAGTGGGCGCTGGAGAGCGtagaggaggagctgatgagcagGGAGCTGGACTTTGATGGCATGTTTAGCAAGGAGCTACCAAGTGGCATCTTCTGATGACCTGATAATTACTACTTAGAGCCTTCACTTTTAATTTTGATCATTTCAGGGATTTGTTTTTGGTTACAAACACAGAGATGGGACAAATCCCTCCATGTTATGCAAAGTTTACATTCCCTTATTTGAGGTCCTTGTCACATTACCTTTCTGTTCCTGTTTGGGAGAAATTAAGTGGCTTTTTGCATATTGAAATGCATCATTATTAGCTTGCAACTGTATGCCATCATAATGCCATTAGGTAATAGAATGTGAACTACCTAGTGTGTATTTTTTCTTAGGTCATGCACAGCTAGCATTACTGTACTCATTTTCATATGTATCATCAACAGTGGGAGTAAATACCATTTTACAGGTCTGAATGATGTTTATCTAATTATAATTTAACAATCTTTAACCACTCCTTTGTTAGACCATAGATAGATCATCTGTTCTGTGTCAGCTGCCTGAAGTTGGATGTAAATCCAGAACTGATTAGGTGTTGGCCTgagcaaaatatgtttttgtgattgaagtgttgtgtttttgaagTATGTAGAtggtttattttgtattgtaaCTCTCCTGTGTTTTGTACAGAATAAAGCCTGTTTTGACTAATTACCTGAGTTGATTTGTTGCAGTGCACCTAAATACAATGTTCGTTTTTGCAAACTAATAATTACTAACATTGTTTTCTACCCTTAGCTATCATACAgtgttgatttgatttgatacCCTTGGAGGAACTCACAGCAGAACAAGGGTCCATGTAAAAACCCTTTTGGTACACTGCTTTGTACTTTGCGGATTTGGATATTTAGCATCTGGCTCTTCAGTGACTAGCCGGTTTGGATGATGCTATGACAGGATAGTCACATTGGAAAGCAGCACCCTATCTCTCCTCGACTGTGTAATGACCGGAGAGGAAGAGCGTCTCCCTCGCCCAACTGTTCCTGCTCCATCCGCGCGTTCACGACACCGGCGGCACACTCGCTGCATGATGGCCGAGGGAGGCGGACCCGAGTCGGGTGGCGCGGCGGACTCCGACTCGGAGCCGGTAGCCGCACAAATGCCTACCCCTTCAACCGAAAGTCAAAAACAGACTATTGGGTCACTTTTGAAAACAACTCTAAGAAAAGGCGACGAATGGTAAGAGGCGGCAACAGCCAATAGTTTCGGCGTTTCGGCTCGCTAATGCTAGCTAGTGAGAAACAggaaatgctaacatgctaaggCAAGTCTGAAATCGaaagctgctgagctagcactGATCTTTTTAGCTAGCTAATGTTTAACAAGTTAGCATACCAGCAACCAAACAGCCTGATGTTATAATTAATCTTAAAAGTAGGGCATATAGTAAACACTATTAGCGTTAGCCGTAAACAATCAGACAAACGAGCTAACCGGCTAATTTGTAATGTATTTCAACGTTAACAAGCAACGCTAGCAGGCGGTGGCTAGCGTTAGTTGGTTGTTACAATAGGCCCCGGCCACAGATGGTTCAGTCAAACCGGTTCGTTTGTGGATCAGCTCTGATCAGGAAATGGGCCTGTTGTCAAGAACATGATGTGATGTCGTTACCGGCTTGTAGAGACATGCCAGTTGGAGTTGTCAGACAAGCTTCTTAACCTGGCCAGCTACTTGTGCTAGCTAACATTGTATCAGTTGTTAAAGGACCTCCCAGGCCCGGGCATAAATGCAACCGAATTATTAAAGAAGCCCACCTCACCCAAATACTAAGGAAGTTACTAAATATCAGATGAGGAGAGGCAATTTTGTCGGCTTCTTTGTTAAGAGGAAATGAGCACTAAGAGAAGAGCAGGctaaatgtaatgtaacaaCTACTCAGTGAACACATTCGTTTAGATGTTGAAATCAAACAAAGTCCAGCGATAGATAATGTCTCTTGACTCAGGTCACAAAAGAACCATTGCTTCATCATCAAATTATATTCAAGCTGAAATGTATGGTTTTCCACAATTCAATAACTCACAAAAATTAGAGGAAGCCGCATGAGGTTTAACGGGCAAAGATCATACACCTGATTCACTTAAATTTGAGGCCATTGCATTAATTCTGTCAGTGATTGTACAAAACACTTGCATGTTCATGAATGCCATCTAATTGTGTGAATTCTTGTTAACAAGCCTATTAACTAAAGGGGATTCTTGCTTGGGATGAGATTAAGTTTAAACTAGCTTGCTGTTACTATATCTGCAAATGCCAAGATAGTTTGGTGTTGCATAATGTGCTAAGTTGTCATAAGACTGGGTTCAGTGTCCATCCAAACCCCATgcatttttatcttcttttgaCCCTTTTCTGTCCTTGCTTGATATCCATATTAGTTTACCAATAATCTTAAATGATGTATGAGTGTTTAAGTGTCACTTTCAAAGACAGCTGTGTTCGCCATGCAGTATTACtactggtttgttttgtttttgtttttaaggtaCCTGATAGACAGCCGCTGGTTCAAACAATGGAAGAAGTATGTGGGGTTCGACAGCTGGGACATGTACAATGTTGGAGAACGTAGCCTCTATCCAGGACCAATTGATAACTCTGGGCTGTTCTCAGGTAAAAACTGGCATTTTGAAAGAAACATTCACATGTTTTAGTTTCTGTTACTGTTGAGAAATGTACAAAACTAACACAAAGTTGGAAGAAGCTTTTGATTCTCAGTAGAGATGCACTGATACCACAACTGTTATGGGATATTGGTGCAATACTGACTTAGATAGCTGGATTGAGTATTGGATACCattattttgataaataaaaattcagtacatttatattcatgtatttatttgtgacattttgttttacaaaaaTAGGAAAGCATTGTTTAAATAATGTCTGATGTTGCTGTACACATAAAAGTACTAGTGATACATATGCAGGGATGTTTATAAATTAAATACTGGTATCATATCGGTACTGATACCCAAATCCCATGTATAGGTATCAGGATCAAAAAGTTGGATTGCTTCTTCTCAACCtgtaatcatctttttttccctttaaagaCCAGGAGACTCAGTCCTTGAAAGAGCACCTTATAGATGAGCTGGACTATGTCCTTGTACCCACTGACGCATGGAGTAAGCTTGTCAGCTGGTATGGCTGCCTTGATGGCCAGAAACCCATCGTCAGGAAGGTAACGCAGCTCGATCCTTTTTTTTCGTTTTGTCAAACATTCACTTGTGTGCTGGGCTCctacattattcattcattcatttatttatttatttatctaggTTGTCGAACATGGTATGTTTGTCAAGCACTGTAAGGTGGAGGTCTATCTGCTGGAGCTGAACTTGTGTGAGAATGACAACATGGAAAATGTAGTCACGCGTCATTTCAGTAAAGCTGATACTATAGGTGAGACTACTAATCTACTAGAATCTACATGAGTTCAGCATGTAAATAATCTGATGACTGgctacacacagaaaaatgtctgctgttcatttttatttattaagtgcATTTCCAACCCTTTTCCAGATACTAtagagaaggaaatgaggacacTGTTCAATATCCCATCAGAGAAGGAGACAAGGCTCTGGAACAAATACATGAGTAACACCTACGAGCAGCTGAACAAGCCAGACAGCACTGTACAGGATGCGGGTCTCTTCCAGGGACAGGTAGTGTAGAGCTGTGTTATCCAAATCACATTCACCTCACTGACAGACTCTCTTCCTCGTTTCTGCTGAAGAACACCACAGCTCTGTAATGTACTGTGTATACATAATTCATTTACAGGCACTGTAAAAACTAACTGAGAAGTCTGACAGACTAATGTAGTACAATAAAATAGCCCAGcattaaattatatattgttTAGCTCATAGTAAGATTACCAACTGTTTTGTCATGTTTGGTTTTTCTAATGTTGTGTTGGATGATATTGAGGGGATAACAGATTTTTCTGTCCATTTTATACTGGGTATTGCGTTAGACCTATCATTTGTTCTTAATctgtttttgacttttcttGCAATTGTAATTACGCACAAAAGTTTGTGCTGTTGATAGACCTACTTGCAGCTGCTAAAGCTTGGCAGCATCTGGCGCACGTACAGTATTAAATTCAAGCCTGGGACATGATAGCTCTGACATGAAGGTCAGTCAGTTGTGCCTGCTTGGCTTTCATTCAGCTTGTTTTCCCACAGGTGCTTGTGATAGAGCGCAAGAATGAGGATGGCACATGGCCCAGACAAGCCTCTCATCCCAAGTAAGGAAATacctttattatttttcaggAATAGGAGATCAATTGTATCATTGTTCTTAAGTTTTTTGGCTACTTGTGGAAACTTAAATCCAAGTTTAAGCAGCATTAAACGTTACAGGTAATTTAAAGAAATGCGCTTCTCTGAAACATGTTCTTGCTTTTGCTCACCAGATCCAGTACAACCCCATCCAGGAATTTCACTACCTCCCCAAAACTGTCCTCCAACTCATCAGCCGGCATCTCCTCAACAGTAACCAATGGAGACAGCAGCTGTAGCCCTGGCTACACACTTAACAACAGCACGTCCTCTGGCAACAGGCAAGAGTTTGTTTCTCATATATCcactttttactgttttccagCCATAAATGTACTGTCCTTTACCTCTCTTCAGCATTCACTGTATGGTTTATTTGGTACAGAGTGATATTCTTTAGTTGTCCTTTTCAGCCATGACCACATGGGTTTGTTCCAAACCCATAACAACCAGCAGTTGCTCTAACTAAATTTACTTGTGTGCTTAGGTCCTGTTATTTCCAGTTGTTATACCTCCAGAGACACCAAGAGTTTGTGCAGTGTTATGGAATGTAATGGAAATTTAATCAGAAATAACAAAATCATGCTTACATGTGTATTCTCTGCATAAGGTCAGACTATCAGTGGATCTGGACACAGGGCATTaaattctaaaaataaataagatttaATTGCAGACATCTGAGTACAGACATGGTGAAATGGATGCACTGTATTCAAAAGGCTTTGATGTTCTTTTGATTGTCATAACTTAAAATCAGCTGTAATATATTCTGTTAACTACAGATTCATCTGCAGTCAAGTAGAAGAGTATCATAATTAGTTTACTGCTAAATACCTGAATGCGTGTGTTAGAGACACAATTTgatacaaaaaaactaaaatgaaatatgCAACTGCCCGGGGGCATCTGGGGTTATATATTTCTTCAGGATTCACATGGCTGAGTGTGCCAGTTTTCAAAATGAGAACAACGGTGCAGTGGTGACAGCTTAGCTGACATCAGTTGTTAACAGCTCATAGAGGTCTGCATCATAACTATTAACATGTTCTCTGGAAGTGGTATTCTGTTTGTCAATCTGATATTGAATCTGTgctccatgtttgtgtgttgtgtttaaacATATATGTGAAATATTAGCTTTATGGCAGTACAGGATCTCAACAGTAACCAATCTGCTTTTCCATCAGATTTGGGGGCTATAACTCATACAGCTCCTCCTACAACTACAGAGAGTCACAGTCGCAGCCTGGCCTGTGTGGTCTCAGTAATTTGGGCAACACATGCTTCATGAACTCTGCCCTCCAGGTAAAAACTCATAGTGTATAGCCAATAGTTGAGTTGAAGACAAAGGGAAAAATGTGGTTGAATTTCATATAAGTGTCACAGATCAGAGAAAGTCCCACATCGACATGCATGTTTCTGGCTATTACATTCACACAATCcatttttgtcctttcttttcCCAGTGCCTGAGCAATGCATCTCCACTCACAGAATACTTCCTCAATGACCAGTATGAGGCAGAGATTAACAGAGAGAATCCACTGGGAATGAGGGGCGAGATTGCTGAGGCCTATGCTGATCTAGTAAAGCAGATGTGGCTGAGCCGCAGCAGCTATGTGGCCCCACGCACCTTCAAAGTGAGTTGTGTCCAACAACGCCATGTTTGTTTCCAGTCATAATCTtaacctgcagac contains:
- the emc3 gene encoding ER membrane protein complex subunit 3 — encoded protein: MAEPELLLDSNIRLWVVLPIVFITFFVGVIRHYVSILLQSDKKLTLEQVSDSQVLIRSRILRENGKYIPKQSFLMRKFYFNNQEDGFFKKTKRKVVPPSPMTDPSMLTDMMKGNVTNVLPMILIGGWINWTFSGFVTTKVPFPLTLRFKPMLQQGIELLSLDASWVSSASWYFLNVFGLRSMYSLILGQDNGADQSRIMQEQMSGAAMAMPADTNKAFKAEWEALELTDHQWALESVEEELMSRELDFDGMFSKELPSGIF